A region of Flavobacterium album DNA encodes the following proteins:
- a CDS encoding sulfotransferase family protein, with product MVPDFILGGAMKSGTTFLNNLLLNHPDVIIIDRNMDHAYFDDDRIFKRGKDWYLSLFEKALKDKKEGTVIGQTSADVNFNPGSVKKILEHNPDMKLIFVLRHPIERTYSLYWHQYGMGREYRNFEKALKKEPEKINKSYHNFKHYSFLERSRYAKQFKDIVGVVPDKNLLILDFDSLTKDTKASINVVLEFLGVSKINDVEELNFSKLPRNPAKIPTKHSMVLLSAFLQKLGMDRAGRRILNMFREEVRPPKMNPDTRILLEAELKDDIQFFEKVKSDFEARIGKK from the coding sequence ATGGTTCCAGATTTTATACTTGGTGGCGCTATGAAAAGCGGCACGACTTTTTTGAACAACCTGCTTTTAAACCATCCGGATGTAATTATTATTGACCGGAATATGGATCATGCATATTTTGATGATGACAGGATATTCAAGCGTGGTAAGGACTGGTATTTGAGCCTTTTTGAAAAAGCGCTTAAGGATAAAAAAGAAGGCACTGTTATAGGGCAGACTTCGGCCGACGTTAATTTTAACCCCGGCAGCGTAAAGAAGATCCTGGAGCACAACCCGGATATGAAGCTCATCTTCGTGCTCAGGCACCCGATAGAACGTACCTACTCGCTATACTGGCACCAGTACGGGATGGGAAGGGAATACAGGAATTTTGAGAAAGCCTTAAAAAAAGAGCCGGAAAAGATAAATAAATCGTATCACAACTTTAAGCACTACTCGTTTTTAGAGCGCAGCAGGTATGCCAAGCAATTTAAGGATATCGTTGGGGTAGTGCCGGATAAGAACCTGCTTATTTTAGATTTTGACTCACTTACTAAAGACACCAAGGCTTCGATAAATGTTGTACTGGAGTTTTTAGGCGTATCAAAAATAAATGATGTTGAAGAACTGAACTTTTCAAAATTGCCAAGGAACCCTGCCAAGATACCAACAAAGCATTCGATGGTATTGTTATCCGCATTCCTCCAGAAATTAGGAATGGACAGGGCGGGAAGAAGGATACTGAACATGTTCCGGGAAGAAGTGCGCCCCCCGAAAATGAACCCCGATACCCGCATCCTTTTAGAGGCCGAACTGAAAGATGATATTCAGTTCTTTGAAAAGGTTAAGTCTGATTTTGAAGCAAGAATCGGAAAAAAATAA
- the murB gene encoding UDP-N-acetylmuramate dehydrogenase translates to MKIENNFDLTNYNSYKIKAICNRAFFPKNEADFIEIFKDSGLENKVIIGGGYNIIFSKDRYEEDFIIVGESYASITLEEGNVVVCEAGASTLKLTEFALKHSLSGVEIFYDIPSSLGGAVVMNAGASGEEIKDILVKVRYLDLTDMQVKEIYKADIGYEYRNSLFQRETNQVVLKVWLQLQPGNAEDIKNKMETVKEARWAKQPKEYPNAGSVFKRPPGHYVGPMIDELQLKGYRIGGAEVSKKHGGFIINVDHATGEDIISVIKHVQSKVRERFNVDLEIEQRII, encoded by the coding sequence GTGAAGATAGAGAACAATTTCGACCTGACTAATTATAACAGCTACAAGATAAAAGCAATATGCAACAGGGCTTTTTTTCCTAAAAATGAAGCTGATTTTATAGAAATATTTAAAGATTCCGGCCTTGAGAACAAAGTGATCATAGGTGGTGGCTACAATATAATATTTTCTAAAGATCGTTATGAGGAAGATTTTATAATTGTTGGCGAAAGCTATGCTTCTATAACACTGGAAGAAGGCAACGTGGTGGTATGCGAGGCAGGGGCTAGCACATTAAAGCTTACCGAATTTGCGCTTAAACATTCGCTGTCGGGTGTAGAGATATTTTATGATATACCAAGTTCTTTGGGCGGCGCAGTGGTTATGAATGCCGGCGCCAGCGGGGAAGAAATAAAAGATATCCTTGTAAAAGTAAGGTACCTTGACCTTACCGATATGCAGGTAAAAGAAATCTATAAGGCGGATATTGGCTATGAATACAGGAACAGCCTTTTTCAGCGCGAGACCAACCAGGTCGTGCTAAAAGTATGGCTCCAGTTGCAGCCCGGAAATGCCGAAGATATTAAGAATAAAATGGAGACGGTTAAGGAGGCACGCTGGGCTAAACAGCCTAAAGAATACCCGAACGCAGGTAGTGTCTTCAAAAGGCCGCCGGGACATTATGTGGGCCCTATGATCGATGAGCTCCAGCTGAAGGGATACCGTATTGGTGGAGCCGAAGTTTCTAAAAAGCACGGCGGCTTCATTATAAATGTAGACCATGCCACAGGAGAGGATATCATTAGTGTTATCAAACATGTGCAGTCAAAAGTAAGGGAGCGTTTTAATGTTGATCTGGAAATAGAACAAAGAATCATATAA
- a CDS encoding glycosyltransferase family 4 protein, translating into MNILFLISNDGGNGVGGHYNSLNQVSIEMAREHNVKIVTLGSSSSPVILSNPNFAKHIKVGKGLKSLFTLNAELKSFVKTFTPDVVHCFDTHSLNRILPISALSKYPVVLNKCGGRNPLQGNYQHADAIVVFSKENQEWFIKNKNYDNKDIFIIPNRVRKLDFLDESQRVEQKDPNKITFVRVSRLGGAYEKTLLDSYNLIEELAKRYPVEFIVIGRIQNKTRFEALTKEAVDRKLPVKFITDERAAKGSDFLYLADFVVGTGRSFMEATSLGIPSLTPVENANYPMLVNKENFDELFSTNFSERNKAETKHVDKNLSNIEELIQDKAKYEAAKKDTLDLFTEFFGTGGIVTKYNAVYDYALKKPVKRFSLIRKNLIYIVKFALGK; encoded by the coding sequence ATGAATATATTATTTTTAATATCGAACGATGGCGGCAATGGGGTTGGAGGGCATTATAATTCCCTTAACCAGGTAAGCATAGAAATGGCCAGAGAGCATAATGTAAAGATCGTTACATTAGGTTCTTCCTCAAGCCCTGTTATACTAAGCAATCCTAATTTTGCAAAGCACATCAAGGTAGGCAAAGGGCTAAAGAGTTTATTTACGCTGAACGCTGAATTAAAGAGCTTTGTAAAAACTTTCACTCCTGACGTGGTACATTGTTTCGATACACATTCCCTAAACAGGATTCTCCCGATATCGGCCCTTTCAAAATACCCTGTGGTACTAAATAAATGCGGCGGAAGGAACCCGCTACAGGGCAATTACCAGCATGCGGATGCCATTGTTGTATTTAGTAAAGAAAACCAGGAATGGTTTATTAAGAATAAAAATTACGACAATAAAGACATTTTTATTATCCCGAACAGGGTAAGAAAACTGGATTTTCTCGATGAAAGCCAGAGGGTGGAGCAAAAAGATCCAAACAAAATAACTTTTGTAAGGGTAAGCAGGCTTGGAGGTGCCTATGAAAAAACACTTCTTGACTCCTACAACCTAATAGAGGAGCTGGCTAAAAGATACCCGGTGGAATTTATTGTAATCGGGCGTATACAGAATAAGACAAGGTTTGAAGCCCTTACAAAAGAAGCAGTTGACAGGAAACTCCCTGTGAAATTCATTACAGATGAACGGGCTGCAAAAGGCTCCGACTTTTTATACCTGGCAGATTTTGTTGTAGGTACCGGCAGGAGCTTCATGGAGGCCACATCACTTGGTATCCCTTCACTTACACCGGTTGAGAATGCTAATTATCCAATGCTGGTGAACAAGGAGAACTTTGATGAGCTGTTCAGTACTAATTTCTCTGAAAGGAATAAAGCTGAAACAAAGCATGTGGATAAGAACCTGTCTAATATAGAGGAACTGATACAGGATAAAGCAAAATATGAGGCGGCAAAAAAAGATACACTCGACCTGTTTACGGAGTTTTTCGGGACCGGCGGTATCGTCACTAAATACAACGCAGTATACGATTATGCTTTAAAGAAGCCTGTTAAAAGGTTTAGCCTCATCAGGAAGAACTTAATTTACATAGTGAAATTTGCTTTGGGCAAATAG
- a CDS encoding EpsG family protein has translation MRENQSKGFAILLLFVSPAIALFSAVKHLEWKHKKLVLILFITIYGSLLKYGEGSDAAVYYQLLNSYDNMSFSEFFLRLEHIITFNPLPGSPNDVYVHVLAFFSSSILGMHDVFFPIVGFIYGYFYVTAMSKILVWEKGRKLTLSLLLIVILFIIHRSVTSFQTVRTWTGMWVLFNGVLGYHQTRQKKYVLLMCCAPLIHFAYFVIALPAFAALYIRKIPAKVIIAVYIISFFTSFNPGGILDAAKENSLAETKVGAYYRENAEGEGIDPIMERMEESNAVWYAKYGKTDSVYYGGHAFAFLLILSGYFKKKMTQVEIGLFGTGLMMAILANFGAFSYAFYSRTMANAVVYILGAVSLLAIRGAFSFRDTHNPRLMRFLNWVCILVFVPKMVFFVADLLVMTSVFILGLPFIGWVSSDLNISIREIMGEFL, from the coding sequence ATGAGAGAAAATCAGTCAAAAGGTTTCGCGATATTACTGCTTTTTGTTTCCCCGGCCATTGCGCTGTTCAGTGCAGTGAAGCATTTGGAGTGGAAACATAAGAAGCTGGTCCTTATCCTTTTCATAACTATCTACGGTTCACTGCTAAAATACGGTGAAGGATCTGATGCGGCGGTTTACTACCAGCTGTTGAATAGTTATGATAATATGTCCTTTTCTGAATTCTTTTTGAGGTTAGAGCACATTATAACGTTCAATCCGTTGCCGGGCTCGCCCAACGACGTTTATGTACACGTGCTTGCCTTTTTTTCCAGCAGCATATTAGGGATGCACGACGTGTTTTTCCCTATTGTTGGATTTATATATGGCTACTTCTATGTTACAGCGATGTCCAAGATCCTGGTTTGGGAAAAAGGGCGGAAATTAACATTGTCATTACTGTTAATAGTTATACTGTTCATCATCCACAGGAGCGTTACGAGCTTTCAGACTGTTAGGACATGGACGGGAATGTGGGTGCTGTTCAACGGGGTATTAGGGTACCATCAGACAAGGCAAAAAAAATATGTGCTGCTCATGTGCTGTGCACCTCTGATCCACTTTGCCTATTTTGTTATTGCGTTGCCGGCATTTGCGGCGCTTTATATCAGGAAGATACCTGCCAAGGTGATTATCGCGGTATATATTATTTCATTCTTTACCAGCTTTAATCCGGGAGGTATATTGGATGCGGCTAAGGAAAACTCACTTGCCGAAACGAAAGTAGGGGCCTACTACCGGGAAAATGCCGAAGGTGAAGGTATCGACCCGATCATGGAGCGTATGGAAGAGTCTAATGCGGTGTGGTATGCCAAATACGGAAAAACCGACTCTGTATATTACGGAGGCCATGCTTTTGCATTTTTACTGATACTTTCCGGCTATTTCAAAAAGAAAATGACACAGGTAGAAATAGGGCTCTTTGGAACGGGCCTGATGATGGCGATCCTGGCAAATTTCGGGGCATTTTCGTATGCTTTCTACAGTCGGACTATGGCCAATGCGGTAGTGTACATATTAGGTGCCGTCAGCCTGCTTGCCATCCGGGGGGCTTTTTCGTTCAGGGATACCCATAACCCGAGGCTCATGCGTTTTTTGAACTGGGTATGTATTCTGGTGTTTGTACCTAAAATGGTGTTTTTTGTAGCTGACCTTTTGGTAATGACAAGTGTCTTTATTTTAGGGCTGCCGTTCATAGGCTGGGTAAGCTCCGACTTAAATATTTCCATAAGGGAGATCATGGGTGAATTTTTGTAA